A portion of the Cryptomeria japonica chromosome 5, Sugi_1.0, whole genome shotgun sequence genome contains these proteins:
- the LOC131063770 gene encoding MADS-box transcription factor 23, whose product MGRGKIEIKKIENTTNRQVTFSKRRSGLFKKAKEISILCAADVAVIVFNSTGRFFDFASSSMKTILERYKNASGGRAWNNEYEQMLSQLRNLKKENEELQKEMSCVTGEDVETLAPSQLGYLDEALVLAAKKVRERKTEVLKYERRKTESKVIGLQQKSTILREWLANAENHEEFGFTVSDSEGQTTPPPAFRVQPSQPNLQGSGH is encoded by the exons ATGGGCAGGGGCAAGATTGAGATaaagaaaattgaaaatacaacaaACAGGCAGGTAACATTCTCCAAGAGAAGATCAGGGCTCTTCAAGAAAGCAAAGGAGATTTCAATTTTATGTGCAGCAGATGTTGCTGTTATAGTCTTCAATAGCACTGGAAGGTTCTTTGATTTTGCAAGCTCAAG CATGAAAACAATTTTGGAGAGATACAAGAATGCCTCTGGAGGACGAGCTTGGAACAATGAATATGAG CAAATGTTGTCTCAACTTAGAAATctgaagaaagaaaatgaggagcTTCAAAAAGAAATGAG TTGTGTGACTGGTGAAGATGTGGAGACATTGGCACCAAGTCAACTGGGCTATCTTGATGAAGCTCTTGTGCTTGCAGCAAAGAAAGTTAGAGAAAGAAAG ACAGAGGTCTTAAAATATGAACGACGAAAGACAGAAAGCAAG GTGATCGGATTGCAGCAGAAGAGCACTATTCTCAGGGAATGG CTTGCAAATGCGGAAAACCATGAGGAATTTGGCTTTACTGTTAGTGATTCGGAGGGGCAAACAACTCCTCCACCTGCATTTCGTGTGCAGCCAAGTCAGCCGAACCTGCAAGGCAGTGGACATTAA